AGTCGGCCCGTAACTGGCCGAGCGGGAGGCGACCCAGCGCGAGCGCGCTCCCGGCCCGGCGCGCGTACTCGAACCCGTCCAGCGTCGCCGGGTACGGGCTCCACCCGAGCGGGGCCAGCCGCGTCAGTAGGCCCAGCGCCAGCGTCGCGACGACCGCGACGGGCCGACCGCCGCGAGTCACGGCTCCCCTCCCCCCGGGCGCTCGTCGCTGACGTCGGGCCCGGTCGCGAACAGCCGGTAGGGATCGACCCGGAGCAGCGCCGCGGTCGCCAGCCCGCCCCCCAGCGCGGTCACGACGAGCGCGCCGAGGACGACGCCCGCCAGCAGGGCCGGCGAGGGCGTCGTCGACAGGCGCACGCCGAAGACGGTGAGGTAGTCGGCGCGCGCGAGTCCCCGCAGCGCGAGCAGTCCGGCCGGGACGGCGAGAGCGGTCCCCAGAGCGCCGACGACGAGCGCGTCGCGGAACACGATCGCCGCCACCCGGACCGGCGAGGCCCCGGTCGCCCGGTAGACGCCGATCGTCCGCCGCCGGGCGTGGACCGCGCGGGCGAACGACGCCGTCGTCCCGCCGACAGTCATCAGCGTCGCCAGGCCGAGCACGACGGCAACCACCAGCCGGAGGTTGCCGAAGGCCGCCTCGACGGCCTGTCCGATGCCCGACTGGCCGCTCGCGCCGCCGCTGGCCAGCGCCGACGCGAGGCGGTCGTCGCCGGTCACTGTGTAAGATAGCTCCCGCGTCGTCCCCGCCGACGATCGGACGGTCACGTCGTAGCTCCCCGGCGGCTGGCGGGCCAGCGGGACCTCGACCGTCCGGTTCGTCCCGGGCGCGACGCGTACGGTCCGCTCCGACGAGTCGCCCGGTCCGGAGACCTCGTAGCGCCGTTCGACCGTCCGGTTCCAGGGGTTCGTCGCGCGCAGGCGGACGGTCGGGCGGGTCAGCGCGTCCGGGCGGTCCGGTCGGACCTCGGCCGTCAGGGGGAGCCGACGCGTCGCATCAGGCGCGACGGCAATCGGCCGCGACGCCGCCCGGTCGCCCGCCCGGACTTCGATCCGGCGCTCGCCCGGTCCGCCCGGTTCGATCCACGCGGCTCCGTCGGCACCCGTCCGGACTGACCGGTCCCCGACGGCGACCGTGGCGTTCCGGACGGGATCACCGTACGGCGTCCGGGCGCGGACCCGCAGCGTCGCGTTCGGCGGGGTGCGCTCCGGGAGCGGTCCCAGGCGAACGGCGTCGCGCGGCGCGACGGTCACAGTCCGGCTCAAATCGCCGACTCGGACCGCGTGCCGGCCCGGCGGCGGCGCTGAGAACTCGACGGTAACCGTCCGCTCGTCGCCGGCGGGCACGGTCACCGACTCCTCGGCAGACTGGTTTCCGAGCGTGACGGCGACCGGAATCGATCGCTCCGCGTCCTCGGCGTTGCGCACGGTCACCTCGACGGGGACGCTCCCGTTCGGCGGGACCGGCGACGGGGCCGAAAGTGTGACGACCGCACCCTGCCGGTCGAACGGGTCGCCCTCGGGGAGCCGGTCGGCCCGGACGAAGTGGACCTGTCCGGAAGCGCGGTTCGCGAGGTGGCGCGCGACGGGCAGGGGGACGAGCACCTAGTCGTCGTACGGCCCCGGCGCGGCGAAGACGCCGACGATCCGCACGCGGTGGAGGCCGGCGTCGGTGCTCCCGCCCATCGTGACCGAGTCGCCCGGGCCGACGTCGAGCGTCGCCGCGAGGTCACGCCCGACGACGGCCTCGCCGGTCCCGTTCGGCGGTCGGCCGGCGACCAGCTCGGCGTCGGTGACCGACGCGAACGCCGAGTAGTTGGCCCCCCGCGCGGCGTACGGCTGGCCGTCGCTGGCCTCGAACAGCAGAACCTCCGGGCTGGCGTCGATCCCGCGGTCCCGCAGTGCGGCCGCGTAGGTCGCAGGCACCGAACTGGCGATGGGGTGGACCGCCCCGGGCTCTGAGACGGTCGCGCCGCCGGCCGTCAGCGGGCCGACCACGCCGGCGACGCCCGCCACGAGCACGACGAAGGCCACGAAGACCGTCAGCGTCGCCGCCGTCGGGACCAGCGCGCGGGCGTCGAGAATCGAGAGGCGAGCGGCGAGGCGGCCGTCCCGTCGGCGCTCGGTTCCGACGTCGGCCGGGTCGCAGCGGGCGGCCGGCCACGCCGCGAGCCCGCCGCTGACCGCGCCGATCAGGGCCGCAGCGCCCCCGCCGGCCGCGACGACGGCGGCCACGGTCGGCGTGACCCGCGGCGCGAGGCTCGTCGGCAGGCCCGCGAACACCGCGACGTTCACCGCGGCGTTGACGGCGACGACGCCGACGGCGTAGCCCAGCGCGACCCCGGCGACTACCAGCAGGCCGGCCCGGGCGGCGAACAGCCCTAACACTACCTGCGGCGGCGCGCCCGTCGACCGGACGATCCGGATCGCCGCCCGCCGGTCCCGCACGGTCATCCGTGTGACGCTGTAGACCACGACCGCGACCAGCAGCGCGCTCCCCCCGGCGACGACGGCCAGCGCCCCGAGCGCCTCCTCGGTCCCGAACGCGAAGAAGGCCAGCGCCGCCCGCAGCGGGACGCCGTCCCGCGGGACCGTCCCCTCGGGCGCGTCTCTGACGACGAACGCCCCCGTCGTCCCCAGTTGCTCGACGGTGTCGGACGGCGCGACGTACCACTCCGGCGGCACCGGACCGCGGCCGCCCCTGGGGGCCACCGTCGCCTCGACGGCCCCGTCCGACCCGCGAAGTTCGACCGTCGCGCGCTCGTCCGCCGCTCCGAGCGTGACGACCGCCTCGCTGCCCCCGTCGCCGCCGTCGCTGCCGCCGCCGTCAGCGGGCAGCAGTCCGGCCGCGCGGGCGTCCCCTCCGTCGAGGGCGTACCGTCGCTCCCCGTCGGCTCCGTCGACGACGGCGAAGGGCACGACGGCCGCGCCGTCGCCGGTCGCCGCCGCCGCGGCGACAGAGCCGTGAGTCGCGACCGTCGACCCGGCGTCGTAGCCGGCGGCGACGGCGGTGGTCCGGTCGCCGGCCGTGACCACCAGCAGGACCGTCCCGGTGAGGAAGGCGATGGCCAGGGCGACGACGACCACCGCGCCAGGAGCGCGCGTCGGTAGCTCATCGATCGAAGTGGTCGGTCGGGTTCATCGAGGCCACGCGGTAGCCGGCCACGGTCGCGCCGAGCAGGCCGATGACGAGTCCGACGGCCACGCCGGCCGCGTACACGTCGGGCGGTAGCTTCACCAGGTCCGGGAACCCGACGAGGTCCTCGACGACGCCGTTGATGGCGTCCGCGGCGACGGGCGTGAGCGCGATCCCGACGGCGACGCCGCCGAGCGCCAGCGAGAGCCCCTGGAGGCCGACCAGCGACAGCAGCGTCCGCGCCCGGAGGCCGATGGCGCGCAGGGCCGCAAGCTCCCGGCGCTGCTGGTAGACGACGAGCCCGAGCGTGTTGGCCACCAGCCCGGTCCCGACGACGACCGCCAGCGTCACGAGCGTCACCGCGCTGGCCAAGACGGCGCCCTGGTTCTCGAAGACCGACCGGAACTGCTGGCGCTGGGTCCTGATCGAGAGGTCGGGATGCTCGGCCGACAGCGACTCGGCCGTCGCGTCGTGGTCGGCGTCCCGCTCGACCCGGATGCCGATCATCGACGCCCGGTCGGAGCCCGCCGTCCCCGTCACCGTCTGGAGCTCGGAGAGGTGGACGACCGCCGTGGGCGCGCCGAGGAACGTCGAGAACCGCCCGGTCGTGCCGACCACGGTGAACTCGTTCGCCCGGGCGTCCGCGAGCGTCCCGCCCACGTACACCGAATCCCCGCGCGAGACGTTCAGCTGCTCCGCGAGGTCCCGGTCGAGGACCACCTC
This genomic interval from Halomicrobium urmianum contains the following:
- a CDS encoding ABC transporter permease, which encodes MLVPLPVARHLANRASGQVHFVRADRLPEGDPFDRQGAVVTLSAPSPVPPNGSVPVEVTVRNAEDAERSIPVAVTLGNQSAEESVTVPAGDERTVTVEFSAPPPGRHAVRVGDLSRTVTVAPRDAVRLGPLPERTPPNATLRVRARTPYGDPVRNATVAVGDRSVRTGADGAAWIEPGGPGERRIEVRAGDRAASRPIAVAPDATRRLPLTAEVRPDRPDALTRPTVRLRATNPWNRTVERRYEVSGPGDSSERTVRVAPGTNRTVEVPLARQPPGSYDVTVRSSAGTTRELSYTVTGDDRLASALASGGASGQSGIGQAVEAAFGNLRLVVAVVLGLATLMTVGGTTASFARAVHARRRTIGVYRATGASPVRVAAIVFRDALVVGALGTALAVPAGLLALRGLARADYLTVFGVRLSTTPSPALLAGVVLGALVVTALGGGLATAALLRVDPYRLFATGPDVSDERPGGGEP
- a CDS encoding FtsX-like permease family protein yields the protein MVVVALAIAFLTGTVLLVVTAGDRTTAVAAGYDAGSTVATHGSVAAAAATGDGAAVVPFAVVDGADGERRYALDGGDARAAGLLPADGGGSDGGDGGSEAVVTLGAADERATVELRGSDGAVEATVAPRGGRGPVPPEWYVAPSDTVEQLGTTGAFVVRDAPEGTVPRDGVPLRAALAFFAFGTEEALGALAVVAGGSALLVAVVVYSVTRMTVRDRRAAIRIVRSTGAPPQVVLGLFAARAGLLVVAGVALGYAVGVVAVNAAVNVAVFAGLPTSLAPRVTPTVAAVVAAGGGAAALIGAVSGGLAAWPAARCDPADVGTERRRDGRLAARLSILDARALVPTAATLTVFVAFVVLVAGVAGVVGPLTAGGATVSEPGAVHPIASSVPATYAAALRDRGIDASPEVLLFEASDGQPYAARGANYSAFASVTDAELVAGRPPNGTGEAVVGRDLAATLDVGPGDSVTMGGSTDAGLHRVRIVGVFAAPGPYDD
- a CDS encoding ABC transporter permease, which translates into the protein MTGASKPRRVLARSAGAVGVAVRQLAAARGRIVLAVAGVATAVLLITLMAGLGHGMTEAGTEALTYIDQDLWATAGPLQLAPGRVGGIENSLLDAHERSDDIATHPDVQGADALTFQSVYLSPTTTEFDTVVGVGVTGNGSGVGLGEGERFNRSDVHYDSGSYGGPMTHEVVLDRDLAEQLNVSRGDSVYVGGTLADARANEFTVVGTTGRFSTFLGAPTAVVHLSELQTVTGTAGSDRASMIGIRVERDADHDATAESLSAEHPDLSIRTQRQQFRSVFENQGAVLASAVTLVTLAVVVGTGLVANTLGLVVYQQRRELAALRAIGLRARTLLSLVGLQGLSLALGGVAVGIALTPVAADAINGVVEDLVGFPDLVKLPPDVYAAGVAVGLVIGLLGATVAGYRVASMNPTDHFDR